One region of Nycticebus coucang isolate mNycCou1 chromosome 10, mNycCou1.pri, whole genome shotgun sequence genomic DNA includes:
- the NUP62 gene encoding nuclear pore glycoprotein p62 — MSGFNFGGSGAPTGGFTFGTAKTATTTPSTGFGGFTFGTPSQMPASTSSTGLFSFTTQTPATQTPGFGFGTTTPASGGTGFSLGISAPKLNLTNTSTTPATATPGTFGLGSSTLTNAISSTVTSSQGTASTGFVFGSSTAAAAAPSTTSGGFSFTGGSTSQTGTSGFNIGSVGNSAQPTALTGLPFTPATPAATVAGATQPATSAPTAATTSAGPSLFASIATAPTSSATTGLSLCPPTTTAGASGAGMLGFNLKAPGAASGASTATTTATTTTTTTTTGFALNLKPLAPAGIPSNAAATVTAPPGPSATTGSATSPVMTYAQLEGLINKWSLELEDQERHFLQQATQVNAWDRTLIENGEKITSLHREVEKVKLDQKRLDQELDFILSQQKELEDLLSPLEESVKEQSGTIYLQHADEEREKTYKLAENIDAQLKRMAQDLKDIIEHLNTSGGPADTSDPLQQICKILNAHMDSLQWIDQNSALLQRKVEEVTKVCEGRRKEQERSFRITFD, encoded by the coding sequence ATGAGCGGGTTTAATTTTGGAGGCAGTGGGGCCCCTACAGGCGGGTTCACGTTTGGCACAGCAAAGACAGCAACAACCACACCGTCAACAGGGTTTGGAGGGTTTACTTTTGGGACTCCCTCGCAGATGCCTGCAAGTACCTCTTCCACCGGCCTGTTCTCGTTCACTACCCAAACTCCTGCAACACAGACTCCAGGATTTGGTTTTGGAACAACAACGCCTGCATCAGGAGGAACTGGATTTTCTTTGGGGATCAGTGCTCCAAAGCTAAACTTGACCAATACAAGTACCACCCCAGCCACAGCAACCCCTGGCACCTTTGGGCTTGGCAGTAGTACTCTCACCAATGCCATATCCAGCACTGTCACCTCCAGCCAGGGCACAGCATCCACTGGCTTTGTGTTTGGGTCTTctacagctgctgctgctgctccatcCACCACATCAGGAGGGTTCTCATTCACTGGTGGAAGCACGTCCCAGACTGGGACCTCTGGTTTTAACATTggctcagtggggaattcagccCAGCCCACGGCACTCACTGGGTTACCCTTTACTCCAGCTACACCAGCAGCCACTGTAGCAGGGGCCACACAGCCAGCCACTTCGGCAcccactgctgccaccaccagTGCTGGGCCCAGCCTCTTTGCTTCAATAGCAACTGCTCCAACCTCATCTGCCACCACTGggctctccctctgtccccctacTACCACAGCTGGGGCTTCTGGGGCTGGTATGCTGGGCTTCAACTTAAAGGCCCCTGGAGCAGCTTCTGGTGCCTCCACAGCAACGACCACcgccactaccaccaccaccaccactactacCGGCTTTGCCTTGAATCTAAAACCACTGGCACCAGCCGGGATCCCCAGCAATGCAGCAGCCACCGTGACTGCCCCACCAGGTCCCAGTGCAACCACTGGGTCGGCCACCAGTCCCGTGATGACCTATGCACAGCTGGAGGGCCTGATCAACAAGTGGAGCCTGGAGCTGGAGGACCAAGAGCGGCACTTTCTCCAGCAGGCCACCCAGGTCAATGCCTGGGACCGTACACTGATTGAGAATGGAGAGAAGATCACCAGCCTGCATCGCGAGGTAGAGAAGGTAAAGCTGGACCAGAAGAGGCTGGACCAGGAGCTTGACTTCATTCTGTCTCAGCAGAAGGAACTAGAAGACCTGCTCAGCCCACTGGAGGAGTCAGTCAAGGAACAAAGTGGGACCATCTACCTGCAGCACGCTGATGAGGAGCGAGAGAAAACCTACAAGCTGGCAGAGAACATTGATGCGCAGCTGAAGCGCATGGCCCAGGACCTCAAGGACATCATTGAACACCTGAACACGTCTGGGGGCCCTGCCGACACCAGCGACCCGCTGCAGCAGATCTGCAAGATCCTCAATGCGCACATGGACTCGCTGCAGTGGATTGACCAGAACTCAGCCCTACTGCAGAGGAAAGTGGAGGAAGTGACCAAGGTGTGTGAGGGGCGTCGCAAGGAGCAGGAGCGCAGCTTCCGGATCACATTTGACTAA